CGTCATCATGATCTCCCTGAGCAACGTCAGCGCCAACAGGATGAGCCTGTACGGCTACCCGAGGCGCACGACGCCGAGGCTCGACCGCTGGGCTCGGCAGGCCGTCGTTTTCGACAACGGCTTCACTCCCGCCTCCTGGACCATGCCCGTCGCGGCCTCGGTGTTCACGTCCCTGCAGCCCTACGCGCACCAGATGCTCTACCGCACCCTGCACAACACCCTCGGGCAAGACCTGCCGACCTTGCCCGAGATCCTGCGCGACCACGGGTACCGGACAGCGGCGTTCACGGGCGGGCTCGACTACTACGCCGGGTTCTCCTTCATGCGCGGTTTCCAGGACCAGGCCGACAACCCGGAGTTCACGGGCTTCGCCACGACTCTGCCCCAAGCCAAGGCCTGGCTCGCGAAGAACTCCGCGCGGAGATTCTTCCTCTTTATCCACGGCTACGACTCCCATTGCCCCTTCATCCCGTCCCAGCGCTACCGCGGGCGCTTCAGCGACCCCAAGGAGACGAGCGGCCTCACCGACGAGCAGCACTGCGTACGCGGGCTCGAGACCGATGCCAGCACCGCCGCCATCAAGGTCATGCGCTTCGAAGCCTGCAGCAGCTTCGAGCTCCAGTGCGAGTACGGGACACCCGCCGTCCTGACGCCGAAGGACCTGCGCTTCCTCAGCGACATCTACGACGAGAAGCTCGTCGAGATGGACGCTTTGGTGGGCGATTTTCTCGACGAGCTGGACCGCGGACTCCTCAAGAAGACGATCATCGTCATCTACGCCGACCATGGCGAGATGTTCGCCAAGCACGGACGCTTCGGACGCGCGGGGAACATGCGCGGCACGCCCTACGACGACGTCCTGCGCGTGCCGCTGCTCATGCGCCTGCCGGGCGGCCCGGCGCGGAGAGCCGCCGGCCTCGCGCAGCTCATCGACATCATGCCGACTTTGTTGCCGTCCCTCGGTCTGCCGCC
This genomic stretch from Elusimicrobiota bacterium harbors:
- a CDS encoding sulfatase, with translation MALARTLSKRQVAGFCTAALLALAAGPSPARAASLSCPDCNVIMISLSNVSANRMSLYGYPRRTTPRLDRWARQAVVFDNGFTPASWTMPVAASVFTSLQPYAHQMLYRTLHNTLGQDLPTLPEILRDHGYRTAAFTGGLDYYAGFSFMRGFQDQADNPEFTGFATTLPQAKAWLAKNSARRFFLFIHGYDSHCPFIPSQRYRGRFSDPKETSGLTDEQHCVRGLETDASTAAIKVMRFEACSSFELQCEYGTPAVLTPKDLRFLSDIYDEKLVEMDALVGDFLDELDRGLLKKTIIVIYADHGEMFAKHGRFGRAGNMRGTPYDDVLRVPLLMRLPGGPARRAAGLAQLIDIMPTLLPSLGLPPPPGMQGVDLAPMIATGTALNPYVYSGANYNICAPSFPAPHPFPFCTQSESIRDTRWKLIRELFFDGSTPLITPERKPVKIVRELYDIRADPEELNDLVSVSTAVAQDLEAKLAAWKRQAEAYRPGAPATTKIPERMQERARARGYW